The genomic window AATTCGTCCTTTATCCTTTCCTTGGCTTTCTGCTGCGGAGCCAGTCTGAGCACATGTATAATTTCACTGTTTTCTGCTGGAAATATGCTTTCACGGTTTAATTGTCTccattgcatttttttaaaactatttCAATAGCACGAAAACAGAAAGTAAAAAGTCGGTCAATGTCCCCCTGCCTCCTCTTCTACCTCCGATGAAACACTTCACAAAATGTAACATCTCAAgtcgagaaaaacaacaagaaaatatCTGTACACTTTTACCATATTATAAACGTTAAAGTCGGGAAATTAGAACAGTTTCTGCTCATATTATACATTTAATGTCCTCGAGCGCAGAGCCGGCAGGCGcaaaagagagagtgtgaaaTATGAGACCGCGTTTATCTTTCAGGGTGCCATGTTCCAGACTGTACCGCGGCGAGCACCATGCCAAATCTAATTACAAGCAGACTCTCTGGGACGTACGAAGATCTAAATCGTCGCCTGACTAATTAGACACTCAGTGGCTTGAAGACAGCAAatacaggcaggatcaggggAGTTATCATTGAGGATTGCGTTCATGCCATGCAGACAGGATCAGGGGAGTTATCATTGAGGATTCGTGTTCATGTCatacaggcaggatcaggggAGTTATCATTAAGGAATGCGTTCATGTCATGCAGACAGGATCAGGGGAGTTATCATTGACAGGGGCTCACATCAATGAGAgatggcataggacaaatgtcctagacAATGCAAAagcgataggacatttgtcccgaacaaaacaaaaatgactaggaccttttttttctcgcaacaaaacgtacactaacagcatggttttgtctgcttggagagacacatcgtAGCAAATCAAACaactgtaaattggaaagtactgacaatgtccggatcaaatgaaagcataatcggacaatgaccactttgtgacaaaaacaataggacatatgtcctcttgcatgaaaaatgtataggacatttggaaaaaaatatccgtgtatgtccgatgtccgacgtggatgtgagcccctgattgaggattgcgttcatgtcatacaggcaggatcaggggAGTTATCATTGAGGAATGCGTTCATGCCATGCAGACAGGATCAGGGGAGTTATCATTGAGGAATGCGTTCATGTCatacaggcaggatcaggggAGTTATCATTGAGGAATGTGTTCATGGCatacaggcaggatcaggggAGTTATCATTGAGGAATGCGTTCATGGCATCGATGAGTTGTGCGCGCCATTGCGCAAGTGTAACTTTACAACGAAGAGGGTTATTTTTCCAGCCATTTGAATTCAGCGAATATTATCATAATTGTTGTGCACGAACATGAGTTTGTTTACGACCATTCCACAAAGTTTCCTGTCTGTATGTAAAATAATGCGACTTTTACCCTCTCTCCCAAATGTCATGTTCCAAATTACCTCTCCAAAATAGTCAATGACACGGACGCTTTGCTGTCTCGAGATTGCCTTTAATCTAGCTGTAACTGCTGTCTTCAGGTGACTGATGATCTGGGAGGAAAGAGCATGCTTTTGTTTACTAACGCGTTGAGTTAACCCTGAAGGTcaaagtctggagggtttaaatcaggtaagtATGGATACCGCTCTATGTCAGTCCTCGCACTGTTGAATTGTTTTTGCAAGTACACAACAGTCAAACCAATGTTCCTATCTACAGTGGACAGGCCAGACATAAGCTTACAgtattattctttttatttatttattttttatctcaGTAGCATGCAGGCTCCTTCGACCTTTACtttttgtaattatttttattttaacgggcagggagcatccttcttcattgatctttttatttaatgcttttttttcttcgttttttttctcattatTCTTAACCGCAATTCATACTCAAAAATATATCTAATTTCTAATGGAATTCCATACTTATAAATCCCTATACATATTGTtgcaataataataagaacattaaCATAATCAACCACTGCATGTAAATATTCAGAACAATATATtataccaaacaaacaaacatgtacaTTTATATTTATCTTTATGTTATGCTTTACAAAGAAACGTTATCCTCAATATACTTCCAATTACTTGAAATCTTTTAACATGAATAAAACAAATGTTCCATATAATCATTTTCACCAACGCAATATGTACAATCCACACAAGTCAAAATACAAATTTTaaataacaaaataatagtGGGGTACATATCATGAAGATTGTTCCTGTGCAACAATCTTCATTGTGTTTCTTTTATTATATTGGTTACTTAACTCCAGTGTTTATCTACAAGTTTAAAACCAAATTTATGTTTCCAAAATCTTACTGCAATGGGTTCTATAACTGACTTTTCAATTAGAATTTTACGTGTCTGCCTTTATTTTAATAACACTTCGAATTCACTATCCAACATATTTACATTGATATTTATAATTACATCTCTTTTTTTATAACTGCGTTTTCAATTGCGGTTCTTACTGCGTTATATTTAAACACACGTTCAGTTTTGTTCCGATTCTTTCACAGGCAGTGTGGAACGATATCATATGTCCATTTACCAAAATATCCTTTACAAAACAAATAACTATCACCAATAATCCATTTACGTAAAAATAAAGTGTGCCCCTTATACAACACTTTGCAATTATCCCACAAACAACATTCGTATATTTGTACCTCTTTTCCAACCCCTGTTTTAAACCTATACTTATGTTCTGACCAACACCAGACAATTATACATTattgtacacacaaacataaagtatttcggtcaacagatgtacaAGTTATCAGCATTTTTGGGTGGCATTTTGGGGGGTTACCAATACAAATTGTGTGATTTTCAAACAAATCACTGTCAGGAACTCGCCGGGTAGGCCCCATGCAACCAATATATAAAGTGCATGTATATCACACTAGACTGCCCCATGCAACCAATACTATAAAGTGCATGTAGATCAAACTAGACTGCCCCATGCAACCAATACTATAAAGTGCATGTAAATCAAAACAGACTGCCCCATGTAACCAATATATAAAGTTTATGTAGATCAAACTAGACTGCCCCATGTAACCAATATATAAAGTGCATGTAGATCACACTGGTCTGCCCCATGCAACCAATATGTAAAGTGCATGTATATCACACTAGACTGCCCCATGCAACCAATATCACCAGACTGCCCCATGCAACCAGTATATAAAGTTCATGTAGATCAAACTAGACTGCCGCATGCAACCAATATCACTAGACTGCCCCATGCAACCAATATATAAAGTTCATGTAGATCAAACTAGACTGCCCCATGCAACCAATCTCACTAGACTGCCCCATGCAACCAGTATATAAAGTTCATGTAGATCAAACTAGACTGCCCCATGCAACCAATATCACTAGACTGCCCCATGCAACCAATATCACTAGACTGCCCCATGCAACCAATATATAAAGTGCATGTAGATcaaaccacaggcggaaggtatcgtccactggactactactatcacagaaagactacaaggtacgacactcaccttcgagtcttccggctgtgttcttggagtcgcttcctggggaaacatattgttcaagacgccgggtttgcctcttcctacagtctgtgtaaggtcaaataaatacagttgaatgattgtttgaactattatgtgcctttTGTTTTCAGCTTTcgttcgctgcaggttgtttttaaccatcatttggacgaatcttcgtttgcgagccacTGTGCCAAGCGCGGCTCGAATTTtctatccgcaccgaatatgcataccagcgctcattggtctaaaacgtatgtaaatattgtgcagcaaagggaagctacccacgggaaaataatcatcgaatatcctgttattaaccaatgagcgctggtatgcatattcggtgcggatagaAAATTCGAGCAGCGCTTGGCACAGCGGCTCGCAaacaaatgatggttaaaaacaatcTGTAGCGAAcgaaagctgaaaactaaaggcacataatagttcaaacaatcattcaactgcatttatttgaccttacacagactgtaggaagaggcaaaccgtcttgaacaatatgttttcccaggaagcgactccaagaacacagaagactcgaaggtgagtacgtgtcgtaccttgtagtctttctgtgatagtagtagtcccgtggacgataccttccgcctgtgatcaaACTAGACTGCCCCATGCAACCAACTTGCAATGAAATATCTCAGTTATGAGAAAAACTACATGCAGTAGTAGGGATATATGTGAAGCTGCTAAGTATCGGTTAAGCATATTCACACAATCAcataattttaaaagaaagagaaggagagagggacagagagagacaaagacagacacttagacacagagacagagggagacacaccgagacggagagacagagacaaggaaacagagacacagagagggacagagagagacaaagacagacacttagacacagagacagagggagacacaccgagacggagagacagagacaaagaaacagagacagagatcagCTTACCTCTTTTAGTCACGATGACAACTGCACCAGGCTCCCTGTAACGCTGCTCGGGCTGTTTTCTTTCACAACGTGCGCTCCTCGTATGACTGCGGTTCACGTGTTGCGTTAGGTGTCGGTCCCTTCAATTCTGTGCAACACCAAAAGAGCTCTGCAGTCTGTTGTTCCTCAAATCAGATGCTGCCTATTCTCACttctgatttgtgtgtgttgctcaAAGGCGAGCTACGCTTTTCTTTAGACTTGTGAGTTTCCCCGCTGGAGAACTGGAGTCGGAATATTTTTCAGCCTGAATCAGAAAAAGCTGCGCGCCGTCTATCGTCCGTTCAATACTGACAAACTGTCACACATTGCATGTCCATATATACGGTATGTGAGTACATTGATTACAGTGCATGTCTATATACGGTATTAAAGTACACATAGCAAGAACACTCTCGAGCAGCATCCTTGTCAGTCTCCTGCTGTACCGGATGTTCGGCTCGTCATCGGTTTTTCTCTCACAGAGGGTCACATTCTGGTTGGCTGCGTGTgtcagggagagggagagagagagagaggggggggggagaagaagaGAGCACgcgagagatagacagagatggagagagagggcgaaagagatagagggggaggagagggagagagagaaagagagcgagagagagatagggggagaggggggagcaggagagcgagagggggagagagagatagagagaaagtgggggggggagagggagagagagagaaagagagagagagagagagagagagagagagagagagagagagagagagagagagagagagagagagagagagagagagagagagagagagagagagagagagagagtgtgtgttatttgtaaAGCCTCCGGATCGTAACAAGACTGCATGTGACACAAAATACAAGTAAAGCAAATTTGAAAGAAGCATGAAAAGCAACATGGTCCTACATCTTGCAACTGTGCATTTTCCAAAGTGCCAAATCGTAGAGGTCTATAAATATACGTTGCTACTCGTCTTACTTCTTTGACATGTGTAGAAGGTAAAagtaattggcacattctaaaTGTTGCGGATCCTAGTCTGTTGCGTACTCGGAGGGTACGAAGACCTCACCTTTTACGTTATAAATCAGAACAAgaatgaattttgtttctaaaaaaaattctatcaCACCACTATTGCAGATtcatgcacaaaacacacaagacgTATTTGTAAATTTATAGATTCAACTTTTATTTACTGGCTTGTTCCGTGGTCGACGGGTTATTCTTCATTTCTGTATCGTTCATATATCCTGGATCTAATTCTAAAAGTCACTCATCTTGAAAACACGCAGTGATGATGTTGACAGTCGGAACGTCGTGTGGTCCAGGCTGGTCATCGTCGGACGGTTACATAAAGTTCATCATTGATGATCAGGAAAACATCGCACGAAGTTAGAGGGTTGATCGTGAAAAAAACTCGTCCCTCAGATCTCGAACTGGAAACTCGTAGTCGTAACTCGAAACACCAACATATCGAGAAAAGATTCCATCACCCTGACGGTTACCGGCTACCGCTGTCGCTCGCTGCCAGATCTTTCTGGTCGCCCCGTGAAATACAGGGTGTCTCCGCTGTGGAAGCTTTTGCCAATTTCGTTCGCCCTTGGCGATGGTTTTTGCTTCTAGGCATAGGCATAGAACGGTGTTGTTGTGGTCCTCTCATGCTTTCGCTCCTTCTCTTCCACTTTCCGTTGCCTTTTCTTTTCGATCGttattcttttctctctctgcgcAGACTCCTTAATCGCTAACCGAAACTCATCTTTGCGTTGTTAGCTAACCTAGACCAATGGAAACTCTTGTCTATTCGCGAAAATAGCGATCAAGAATTTCGTACCTAATAATAACCTCATTTATTATCTAACTCCTTATGTTCCCAATACTAATGAACAAAGTAAACTGACGATCACATCGAAAGTAAAAGAATAAGCTTTGAAGGAAACTCCTTCAAGAAATACGACAACTCCTTGACGACAAACAAAATGACGTCAACTGATAGCAAAACTTTGACGTAATTATACTTCGGTTTTCCCGACAATTCATAGGCACTTGCTGCATCACCTAATTAAATAGACCATAGGTGCCTGACGGTGCTCGGTATTTGTATGGACCTGAATAGCTTGCGTACATTTTCGCAACATACGCCCCTCCTCTTGAGCTGAAACATTCATGTTTAAGCTAAACCTAGTTATTCAGTCTACTCAAATAGTCGGCCCCAACGTTATCAACCCCTCGGATGATTTTAACAGTAAAGGAGTACTGTTGTAACTGGAGTGCCCATCTCATGAGACGTCCATTCTCTGTCTTGGTCTTCTGCAGTCATTACAGAATCGAATTGACCCATCCTTCTTTTTCACTAATACAATCGGACTGTTGTATGGTGAAATGCTAGGTTCTATGACACCTAACTTCAGCATGTCATTGACCTCCTTCTTCACAATTTCTACTTGTGAAAAGGGTAACTTGTACTGTTTTACATGCACAGGTTCTTGTGATGTCAGTTTGAACTCACACTCTTCAATGACACATTTCCCAGGTATGTCTTTGAGTGCTTTGACCTTCCTGTCACAAAGTGCTTGCATTTCTGCTTGTCTTTGTGGTTCTAGGTCTGGATTGATGTTTACATCTTTGGGACCTTCTTTTGGTTTTAGGGAAAGCATGGGAAAACGGTCTATCCCCAACTCACCCATTTCATCATCATGCACATcatccaccaccaccgccactaTTTCCGGAACTTCCACTATAGTCTTTGCTTTGGTTTGCTCGGACTTGTTCTCTTTGGACTCTGACTCGCGTTCTACATACAACTTCAGCAGATTTGCATGTAGCAGCTTGTCACGTCCCTTGATTTTCACCCTGTAGTTGCAACTACCGACTTTCTCTATCACTGGGTACGGACCCTTCCATGTCAGCTGCAATTTATTGTGCTTCTCAGGCAACAAAAGCAACACTTTGTCTCCAACCGCTAGACttctttcttttgtctttttgttgtacGCCTTTGTGTACTTGAGAGCAGCCTTGCTGAGATTGTTCTTGGCAATCTCGCAAGTCTTCTCGATTTTGTTTGTGAGATCAACAATATGACTGACAGTGGAGCGTGTCTCATCTGCTGTGTCCTCATTCGTCCATACTTGACGTAGAACTTGCATGGGACCTCTGACTTCTCTGCCATACAGCAATTCAAATGGTGAGAATTTCAGACTTTCTTGTGGGACTTCCCTGTACGCGAACAGTAGCGCAGGGAGAAACTTGTCCCAGTCTTTTGGTTGCTCTTGGCAAAGCTTTTTCATCATGTGTTTGAGCGTAGAGTTGAATTTTTCAGTCAACCCGTTTGTCTGAGGATGCCACGGCGTAGTATGGATGCCTTTGATGTTCAGAAGTTTGTTTACTTCTTCCATAACCTCGCTTGTGAACTGGCTACCCCTATCGGTCAGTACCTCCCGAGGAATGCCCACTTTTGTCCACATGACCCACAAAGCTTCACTCACTGTTTCTGTTCTAATGTCTTTGAGTGGTGTAGCCTCTACGTACCGTGTAGCGTAGTCTACCATAGTCAATATGTATTTGTGCCCTCGGTTAGATGCGGGTATGATGGGCCCTACGATATCGACTCCCACTCGTTCAAACGGTGTCCCTATCAGCGGCATGCTTTTCATAGGCACTTTCCTTGTAGTCCCTTTCCGCGAGCTGCGTTGACATGCATCACATGACGCGCAATACCGTTTGACGTCACCACAAATCCCTGGCCAATAAAAATCGCGCCAAATTCTGTCTCTGGTGCGACGCACGCCTTGATGCCCGGCCATAGGTGTGTCGTGTGCTAATTTTAGAACGTCCGTTCTAAAACATTCTGGGACAACCACCTGTTTGCATGGACTGCCGTTGTCCATGTATATCCTATAAAGGATATCCTTTTTCCACTCGTAATGAGTGCCGTCTTTTGCCCCCTTGGCAACCCGATCGCGGATTTTCGCTAGAGAGGGGTCTGTCTTTTGCTCTCTAGACAAATCCTCTGGCCGAATCTGACCGAGATCGATTTGTTTCGGAACCCAGGGTTTTTTCTCCGCCTTCTGTTTTTCCTGGTTCCGAGTCTGTACAGGCGcacacatttgtggctttgccTCCCGTTTCACAATTGGAAAAACAGGTACACTGATCTCGTTTTCATCCATATCTTTTCGGATATTACCGATCAGAACTTGGTGACACAAAGCCTTTGCCACCAACACGCGTGTGACTCCCGAGAAAAACGGTGTGTCCATTTGTACAACCGCTATCGGCATTTTTCTCTGGCGCGTATCCGCTAGGGTTATGTTCTGGTGTTCACCCGTATAACACTCCGGCGGAACTAGTGAAGAGTTCACCACTATACAAGTTGCACCCGTGTCACGGATACCACTTGCGTCCTTTCCCTCTACCTGTACTCTACAATTTGGATCGTATGCATCGCCCTTACGACATTGGCATGTGACCTCGTCACCTGACGTTCGAACTGCAGCTAGTAATGTTGATGCATAATTACTGCTGGGTCTTGGCCCATCCAATCTTTTGGGACAATCACGCATCATGTGCGGCCCCCCACATCTGAAGCACCCCTTCGTGTTGGGTGGTGGTCTATTCCCTGTTTGCCTGTTTGGATTACCCCCCGACCTCTGTCCAAAGTTATTGCCCTTGTGTGGCTGCCTATTGTCTGACTGTGCGTTACCCCCGGTTGGAGGTGGTCCATTACGCGGCTTATTGTCAAACCTACGCTCGCCCCCCTGTGACTGTCGCGGTGGCATGCGTCCACCGGCATCACGTGCATCTATGTATGTTTGCACATGTTTCACAACATCATCGATGTTAGTTGGATTTCTTTCCCTAACGAATCTGTTTTGGTCCGGAGTTAGGACATCCAACAGTTTGTCTGTGAGAATTAAATCCTCCAAGTCACCCGACTTCCCTTCCTTTTCGGACAACTCTTTCCATCTATCTAGATAGGTTTTCATGCGTTTTCGGCATTCTttgatgctctcttccttttcccACTTAACCTCTTTGAATCTCTTCCTGTAAGATTCAGCAGTCAGCTGAAAACGCTGCAAGATCGCTGTTTTCACCTCATCGTAGTTTACTGACTCCTCATCAGACAATTCGATGTACACCTGTCGT from Littorina saxatilis isolate snail1 unplaced genomic scaffold, US_GU_Lsax_2.0 scaffold_877, whole genome shotgun sequence includes these protein-coding regions:
- the LOC138956784 gene encoding uncharacterized protein encodes the protein MPRRQVMEAESPLLAFKQDGIILGLSGIELADYIEKRRLEEINREEKKLEEEREFQEKLRKEEKEMEEEAKREERRARERREEIEMQQEFELRKMREMVDLGLNQNVNQNNHHMPRESSSKIHINLPILDDKDDIEAYFKQFERIAKLSDWDEDEWAIRLSGQLRGQARQVYIELSDEESVNYDEVKTAILQRFQLTAESYRKRFKEVKWEKEESIKECRKRMKTYLDRWKELSEKEGKSGDLEDLILTDKLLDVLTPDQNRFVRERNPTNIDDVVKHVQTYIDARDAGGRMPPRQSQGGERRFDNKPRNGPPPTGGNAQSDNRQPHKGNNFGQRSGGNPNRQTGNRPPPNTKGCFRCGGPHMMRDCPKRLDGPRPSSNYASTLLAAVRTSGDEVTCQCRKGDAYDPNCRVQVEGKDASGIRDTGATCIVVNSSLVPPECYTGEHQNITLADTRQRKMPIAVVQMDTPFFSGVTRVLVAKALCHQVLIGNIRKDMDENEISVPVFPIVKREAKPQMCAPVQTRNQEKQKAEKKPWVPKQIDLGQIRPEDLSREQKTDPSLAKIRDRVAKGAKDGTHYEWKKDILYRIYMDNGSPCKQVVVPECFRTDVLKLAHDTPMAGHQGVRRTRDRIWRDFYWPGICGDVKRYCASCDACQRSSRKGTTRKVPMKSMPLIGTPFERVGVDIVGPIIPASNRGHKYILTMVDYATRYVEATPLKDIRTETVSEALWVMWTKVGIPREVLTDRGSQFTSEVMEEVNKLLNIKGIHTTPWHPQTNGLTEKFNSTLKHMMKKLCQEQPKDWDKFLPALLFAYREVPQESLKFSPFELLYGREVRGPMQVLRQVWTNEDTADETRSTVSHIVDLTNKIEKTCEIAKNNLSKAALKYTKAYNKKTKERSLAVGDKVLLLLPEKHNKLQLTWKGPYPVIEKVGSCNYRVKIKGRDKLLHANLLKLYVERESESKENKSEQTKAKTIVEVPEIVAVVVDDVHDDEMGELGIDRFPMLSLKPKEGPKDVNINPDLEPQRQAEMQALCDRKVKALKDIPGKCVIEECEFKLTSQEPVHVKQYKLPFSQVEIVKKEVNDMLKLGVIEPSISPYNSPIVLVKKKDGSIRFCNDCRRPRQRMDVS